The genomic DNA TTGCCGCTGAGCATCAGCTCGGTGGCGGCCTTCACGCCCATCAGGCGCGGCGCGCGCTGCGTGCCGCCGGAGCCGGGCAGCAGGCCCAGGGAGACTTCGGGAAGGCCCAGTTTGGCGGCGGGCAGCGCCAGGCGGTAGTGCGCCGACAGCGCCACTTCCAGGCCACCGCCCAGCGCGGCGCCATGCAGCACCGCGACCACGGGCTTGGTGCAGTCTTCGATGGCGCGGCACACCTCGGGCAGCGACGGCGGCATGGCAGGCTTGCCAAACTCGCGGATGTCGGCACCCGCAATAAAGGCCTTGCCTGCACCCACCAGCAGTATGCCGGCAACCGCGTCGTCGGCCTGTGCGGCGGCCATGGCAGCGGCCAGGCCTTGGCGCACGGCCACGCCCAGGGCATTGACGGGCGGGTTGTTGACGGTCACGACCAGGATGGCGCCCACGCGGGCGGTGGTGACAACGGAATCGAGGGTGGCTGCGCCCATGCGGGAGTCTCCTGGAGGATTGGAAAGAGCCGGTATTGTTGATGCGCCAAACAATCTTGACAATTACATTAACGATTGACAGACTGTCAAATAATTTTTGACGCACATCCTCCCTCTTCCATGGAACTCACCTCCCTGACCGTCCTGGTGGACATCCTGGACGCCGGCAACCTGAGCCAGGCCGCGCGCAACCTGAAGATGTCGCGCGCCAACGTGAGCTACCACCTCAACCAGCTCGAAAAATCGGTGGGCGTGCAACTGGTACGCCGCACCACGCGCCGGGTCGAACCCACCGAAGTGGGCCTGCGCCTGTACCAGCATGGCCGCGCCATCCAGAACGAAATGCTGGCCGCGCGCGAAACCATCGCCACGCTGGGCCAGGGCCTGCAAGGCCGCGTGGGCCTGAGCGTGCCCAGTGGCTACGGGCAGATGGTGATGTCTGATTGGCTGATCGACTTCAAGCGCCTGTACCCAGGCATCGTGCTCGATGTGCGCTTTGAGAACCGGGTGGACGACCTGATTCGCGACGAGGTGGACATCGCCATCCGCGTCATGCCCGAGCCCCCGCCCACGCTGGTGGCCCGCGATATGGGGGTGGTGCACTATGTCGCCTGCGCCTCGCGCGGCTATGCCCAGGCGCACGGCCTGCCCACCGGGCTGGAGGCGCTGCGCACCGCGCCGCTGATCACGGCCGGCGTGGTGGGGCGCCAGTTGCGCCTGCGCGCCTATCTGGGCGACGAACGCCAGGAAGTGACGCTGGAACCAACGCTGATTTCCGAGCACTTCCCGTTCCTGCGCCAGGGCATCCTGGCCGGGCTGGGCGTGGGGCTGGTGCCCGACTACGTGGTGCAGGACGCCGTGGCCAGCGGCGAGGTGCTGACCACCCTGGACGAATGGCGCCTGAGCATCTTCGGAACGCAAATGTTCATGCTCTACATGCCCGACCGCCACCAAACGCGGGCGGTGCGTACCTGCATCGAGTATTTGCTGGGCCGCGCCCTGCCCGCCACCGAAACTCCAGCGCCAAGCCTGCCGGCGCCGTGACCCGGCCTGCAGCGCTTGGTCACACCCGTCCCACTTCGCACCTTGCAGTTGAATATTTGCATCAAATAGGCTGAAAGCGCTTACCCAATAAGCGCGAATAGCTCCTTTTTCAGGAGCATTCAACCACTCAGATCCGCCCTTCCTCCACCGCGTGGCAGGCAATGCGGATGCCCCCCAGACTCAGCAAAGGCGGCCGATCGGTGCGGCAGCGCTCGTTCACATGCGGGCAGCGCGGGTTGAAGGCGCAGCCCGGCGGCGGGCTGAGCGGATTGGGCACCTCGCCCTGCACGGGGGTGCGCGCCTTGCCGGTGTCGTGCATCTTGGGGATGGCATCGAGCAGCATGCGCGTGTAGGGGTGGCGCGGCGTGTCAAACAGCGTGTGCTTGTCGGCCAGCTCCACCAGGCGGCCCAGGTACATCACGCCCACCTGGTCGCTCACATGGCGCACCACGGCCAGGTTGTGGCTGATGAACAGGTAGGTCAGGTGCCGCTCGCGCTGCAGGTCCTTCATGATGTTGAGCACCTGCGCCTGCACCGACACATCGAGCGCGCTGGTGGGCTCGTCGCACACCAGAAACTCCGGCTCGGTGGCCAGTGCGCGCGCAATCGAGATGCGCTGGCGCTGCCCACCCGAGAACTGGTGCGGGTACTTCACCATGTCGAGCGGCGACAGGCCCACCGATTGCAGCAGCTCGCCCACGCGGGCCTTGAGCTCGGCCTTGTCGGTGATCAGGCCATGCTCGCGCAGCGGCTCGCCCACGATGTCTTCCACCAGCCAGCGCGGGTTGAGGCTGGCATAGGGGTCCTGAAAAATCATCTGGATGCGCCGGCGCATGGCCTTGGCACTGCCACCCTTGAAGGCGGCATGCGCATCCTGCCCGTCAAAGGTGAGGCCGCCGCGCGTGGGCTCGTACAGGCCCACCAGCAGGCGCGCCACGGTGCTTTTGCCGCAGCCCGATTCGCCCACCAGGGCGAGCGTCTTGCCTTTTTCGATGTCGAAACTCACGCCATCCACGGCGTGCAGCAGCGTGCGCGGCTTGCGTTCGAGCACGCGGTTGAGCCAGGGGGCCGAGACATCGAAAGTCTTGGCGAGGTCATGCGCCTGCACCAGCGGGGTGCCGGAAGGTGTTGTTGTGCTCATGCCGCCACCTCCGCAGCGTGCAGCCAGCAGGCCGCGCGGGTGGCACCAGCGGGCAGCAGGTCGGGGCGCTCGACCGTGCAGCGGTCAAAGCGGCTGGGGCAGCGCGGGTTGAAGGCACAGCCCGCAGGAATGGCGTTCAGTCGGGGCATGGCTCCGTCAATCTGGTTCAGGCGCTCGCGGTCTTGCGCCATGTCGGGAATGGAGGCCATGAGGCCGACGGTATAGGGGTGCGCGGGGTGGTTGATGACCTCGTGCACCGGGCCGATTTCCACCACGCGCCCGGCATACAGCACTGCTACCCGGTCGCAGGTTTCTGCAATCACGCCCATGTCGTGGGTGATCAGCATCACGGCCGCGCCGCGCGATTTGCAGATGGTTTTGAGCAGCGTGATGATCTGCGCCTGGATCGACACATCCAGCGCCGTGGTGGGCTCGTCGGCCACGATGAGCTGCGGCTCGGCCGCCAGGGCCAGGGCAATCACCACGCGCTGGCGCATGCCGCCCGAGAACTGGTGCGGGTAGTGGTCCACGCGCTGCTCGGCCGCCGGAATGCCGGTGTCCTGCAGCAGCGCTATGGCGCGCCGCCGCGCTTCGGCAGCAGACACCGGCAGGTGCGCCAGGATGGTTTCGGTGAGCTGACGGCCCACGGTGTACAGAGGGTTCAGCGAGGTCAGCGGGTCCTGGAAGATCGCGCCGATGCGCCGGCCCCGGATAGGGCGCATCTGCGCATCGCTGAGGTTGTCGATGCGCTGGCCTTCCAGCAGGATCTCGCCCGAGGCCACGCGGCCGGGCGATTCCAGCAGGCCGATGATGGCAGCGCCCGTGAGCGATTTGCCGGCACCCGACTCCCCCACCACCCCCAGGATCTCGCCGGGGGCGATGGAAAACGAAATGTCGTCCAGGGCGCGCAGCGTGCCGCGGCGGTTCGGGAATTCGACGACGAGGTTTTTGACTTCAAGCAGGGACATATCAGCGATTCATTGCAAGGGCACGGCCCAGGCCAGAGGACGCCGTGGAACCGGCTTTGCCGGGCCAATGGCGGCGGCTCCCTGGGGGGATGGCGCGAAGCGACTCAGGGGGGTCATCTCAATCTCGGGTTCAGCGCATCGCGCAGCCAGTCGCCCAGCAGGTTCACCGACAGCGCAATCAGCACCAGCATGAGCCCCGGGAACACGGTGATCCACCACTCGCCCGAGAACAAATAATCGTTGCCCACGCGGATCAGCGTGCCCAGCGAGGGCGATGTGGGCGGTGCCCCCACCCCCAGAAACGACAGCGTGGCCTCGGTGATGATGGCCGTGGCCACCTGGATGGTGGCCAGCACCATCACCGGGCCCATCACATTGGGCAGCACATGCTTGCGCATGATGCGCAGCGGGGCCACGCCGGTCACGCGCGCGGCCTGCACATATTCCTTGTTACGCTCCACCAGCGTGGAGCCGCGCACCGTGCGCGCATATTGCACCCAGCCCGTGAGCGAGATGGAAAAGATCAGCACGCCAAAGGCCAGCGATTCGTGCGCATTGGGAAACAGCGCACGGCCCACGCCCGCGATCAGCAGGGCCACCAAAATGGCGGGAAACGACAGCATCACGTCGCACAGGCGCATCAGCACCCCCGATGGCCAGGTCAAATTCCCCCACCCTTGGCCACCCCAAATTCCCCCAGGCAGGACGGTCGGATTATGACGACTCGGGTGTGATGGCGATGCGTGCAGCGGCCTCCTTGAGGCGGTAGCTCTTGCCCTCGAACTCCAGCATCGCGCAGCGGTGCATGAGGCGATCCAGGATGGTGCTGGCCATGGTGGCGTCGCCGAGGTATTTGCCCCAGTCCTGCACCACGCGGTTGGACGTGATGAGAACAGCGCGGCGCAGCTTGTAGCGCTGGTGCACGATGGCCTGTAGGACTTCAGCGGCATGCTCGCTGATGCGTCTGGCCAGGAACAGGTCATCGAGGACGAGCAGGTCCGGCGCGACCCAGTCCTTGAGCAGCTCGGTGCGCTCTGC from Acidovorax sp. T1 includes the following:
- a CDS encoding LysR family transcriptional regulator, giving the protein MELTSLTVLVDILDAGNLSQAARNLKMSRANVSYHLNQLEKSVGVQLVRRTTRRVEPTEVGLRLYQHGRAIQNEMLAARETIATLGQGLQGRVGLSVPSGYGQMVMSDWLIDFKRLYPGIVLDVRFENRVDDLIRDEVDIAIRVMPEPPPTLVARDMGVVHYVACASRGYAQAHGLPTGLEALRTAPLITAGVVGRQLRLRAYLGDERQEVTLEPTLISEHFPFLRQGILAGLGVGLVPDYVVQDAVASGEVLTTLDEWRLSIFGTQMFMLYMPDRHQTRAVRTCIEYLLGRALPATETPAPSLPAP
- a CDS encoding ABC transporter ATP-binding protein; the protein is MSTTTPSGTPLVQAHDLAKTFDVSAPWLNRVLERKPRTLLHAVDGVSFDIEKGKTLALVGESGCGKSTVARLLVGLYEPTRGGLTFDGQDAHAAFKGGSAKAMRRRIQMIFQDPYASLNPRWLVEDIVGEPLREHGLITDKAELKARVGELLQSVGLSPLDMVKYPHQFSGGQRQRISIARALATEPEFLVCDEPTSALDVSVQAQVLNIMKDLQRERHLTYLFISHNLAVVRHVSDQVGVMYLGRLVELADKHTLFDTPRHPYTRMLLDAIPKMHDTGKARTPVQGEVPNPLSPPPGCAFNPRCPHVNERCRTDRPPLLSLGGIRIACHAVEEGRI
- a CDS encoding ABC transporter ATP-binding protein; protein product: MSLLEVKNLVVEFPNRRGTLRALDDISFSIAPGEILGVVGESGAGKSLTGAAIIGLLESPGRVASGEILLEGQRIDNLSDAQMRPIRGRRIGAIFQDPLTSLNPLYTVGRQLTETILAHLPVSAAEARRRAIALLQDTGIPAAEQRVDHYPHQFSGGMRQRVVIALALAAEPQLIVADEPTTALDVSIQAQIITLLKTICKSRGAAVMLITHDMGVIAETCDRVAVLYAGRVVEIGPVHEVINHPAHPYTVGLMASIPDMAQDRERLNQIDGAMPRLNAIPAGCAFNPRCPSRFDRCTVERPDLLPAGATRAACWLHAAEVAA